The Chitinophagales bacterium genome contains a region encoding:
- a CDS encoding CcoQ/FixQ family Cbb3-type cytochrome c oxidase assembly chaperone, with protein MFQNVLSSINGVVIFPLISFVAFFLFFGAVGIYAFMQDKQQIKELSELPFSDQVTGEHKNK; from the coding sequence ATGTTTCAGAATGTTCTTTCTTCCATCAATGGTGTAGTCATCTTTCCTTTGATCTCTTTTGTTGCATTCTTCCTGTTTTTCGGAGCAGTAGGCATCTATGCTTTCATGCAGGATAAGCAACAAATCAAAGAGCTCAGCGAGCTTCCATTCAGTGATCAGGTAACCGGTGAACACAAGAATAAATAA